A stretch of the Panicum virgatum strain AP13 chromosome 9N, P.virgatum_v5, whole genome shotgun sequence genome encodes the following:
- the LOC120693454 gene encoding indole-3-pyruvate monooxygenase YUCCA8-like, producing the protein MQEEQAAADAAGNSSPPSHQEQESSGGCCLVRGPIIVGAGPSGLAVAATLRRHAVPFTVLERSDGIADLWTNRTYDRLRLHLPKVFCELPHVGFPADFPTYPSKHDFLRYLRSYAARFAVSPLFGRTVTRARFDAAASLWRVTAVSAADGGRATEYASPWLVVASGENAEVVEPKVKGRERFAGEALHSSAYRSGERFKGRRVLVVGCGNSGMEMCLDLCELGAMPFMSVRSGVHVLPREMFGTSTFGVAMKLLKWLPIKLVDRFLLLVAKMVLGDTERHGLRRPKLGPLEIKKITGKSPVLDVGAWSLIKSGNIKIVPEVESFTGGSGVRFVDGNEMAFDAVIFATGYRSNVPSWLKDGDLFTEDGKPRAAQEPTTSSNSSCCSWRGPNGLYCVGFSGRGLLGAGADALRAAADIAGRWQAAAAAGGGASSKISISSASV; encoded by the exons ATGCAGGAGGAGCAAGCTGCTGCCGACGCTGCTGGTAATAGTAGCCCCCCTAGTCATCAGGAGCAGGAGAGCTCGGGCGGGTGCTGCTTGGTGCGTGGCCCCATCATCGTCGGCGCCGGGCCGTCCGGCCTCGCCGTGGCGGCCACGCTGAGGCGGCACGCGGTGCCCTTCACGGTGCTGGAGCGCTCCGACGGCATCGCCGACCTGTGGACGAACCGCACATACGACCGCCTCCGCCTGCACCTCCCCAAGGTCTTCTGCGAGCTCCCGCACGTGGGCTTCCCGGCCGACTTCCCCACGTACCCGAGCAAGCACGACTTCCTCCGGTACCTGCGCTCCTACGCCGCGCGGTTCGCCGTGTCGCCACTGTTCGGGCGCACGGTGACGCGCGCGCGGTtcgacgccgccgcgtcgcTCTGGCGGGTGACGGCGGTctcggcggcggacggcggccggGCGACCGAGTACGCGTCGCCGTGGCTGGTGGTGGCCAGCGGCGAGAACGCGGAGGTGGTGGAGCCCAAGGTGAAGGGGAGGGAGAGGTTCGCCGGGGAGGCGCTGCACTCCAGCGCGTACAGGAGCGGCGAGAGGTTCAAGGGCAGGAGGGTGCTGGTCGTCGGCTGCGGCAACTCCGGGATGGAGATGTGCTTGGATCTGTGCGAGCTTGGTGCAATGCCCTTCATGTCCGTCAGGAGCGGG GTGCACGTCCTCCCAAGAGAGATGTTTGGGACCTCGACGTTCGGCGTCGCCATGAAACTGCTCAAGTGGCTGCCCATCAAGCTGGTGGATAGGTTCCTGCTCCTGGTGGCGAAGATGGTCCTGGGGGACACGGAGAGGCACGGGCTGCGCCGGCCCAAGCTGGGCCCGCTGGAGATCAAGAAGATCACCGGCAAGAGCCCTGTTCTGGACGTGGGAGCATGGTCGTTGATCAAATCTGGAAACATCAAG ATCGTGCCAGAGGTCGAGTCATTCACCGGCGGCAGCGGAGTGAGGTTCGTGGACGGCAACGAGATGGCCTTCGACGCCGTCATCTTCGCCACCGGCTACAGAAGCAACGTCCCTTCCTGGCTCAAG GACGGTGACCTGTTCACGGAGGACGGCAAGCCAAGGGCGGCTCAGGAGCCGACGacgagcagcaacagcagctgctgcagctggAGGGGTCCCAACGGGCTCTACTGCGTGGGATTCTCCGGCCGGGGCCTGCTCGGCGCTGGCGCGGACGCGCTGAGGGCCGCCGCCGACATCGCCGGGAGGtggcaggcggcggcagcggccggagGAGGAGCCAGCAGCAAGATCTCAATCTCCTCCGCCTCGGTCTAG